The following coding sequences are from one Dreissena polymorpha isolate Duluth1 chromosome 8, UMN_Dpol_1.0, whole genome shotgun sequence window:
- the LOC127842640 gene encoding uncharacterized protein LOC127842640, with the protein MYKYVFYDRELEQSLCKQTKKSAIDQTQQPSSDQTANDPTKQPASDQTEHIASDQMTSFRELEQSLWNWTEQSSSNQSEQSVRNQTEHSDSDQLEQLASKQTKQSASNYVEMLPSDETVKKFNDVTRQPPSSNTEQIIRICAGDYILIKHGRSFLPGVVDEWPWVIFFKKYKDNAWVMNEIRHTILESDIQRKLEPPKVSKLGRRLLYRFESYKEDK; encoded by the exons ATGTATAAGTATGTGTTTTACGACAGGGAGCTCGAACAGTCTCTGTGTAAGCAGACCAAGAAGTCGGCCATTGACCAAACCCAGCAGCCATCCAGTGACCAGACAGCCAATGACCCGACCAAGCAGCCAGCCAGTGACCAGACAGAGCACATAGCCAGTGACCAGATGACTTCATTCAG ggaGCTTGAGCAGTCTCTGTGGAATTGGACTGAGCAGTCATCCAGCAACCAGTCAGAGCAGTCAGTCAGAAACCAGACAGAGCATTCTGATAGTGACCAACTCGAGCAGTTGGCGAGCAAGCAGACCAAGCAGTCAGCCAGTAACTATGTCGAGATGTTACCCAGTGATGAAACTGTAAAGAAGTTCAATGATGTGACCAGACAACCACCAAGCTCCAATACTGAACAGATAATCAG GATTTGTGCTGGAGATTACATATTGATCAAACATGGTAGAAGTTTTCTTCCTGGTGTA GTGGATGAATGGCCGTGGGTCATATTCTTCAAGAAATATAAAGATAATGCATGGGTTATGAATGAAATAAGGCATACCATCCTTGAATCAGATATCCAGAGAAAGTTGGAACCACCTAAAGTGTCCAAGCTAGGTCGTCGGCTACTTTACAGATTTGAAA GTTACAAGGAAGACAAGTGA